In one Antennarius striatus isolate MH-2024 chromosome 15, ASM4005453v1, whole genome shotgun sequence genomic region, the following are encoded:
- the morn3 gene encoding MORN repeat-containing protein 3 — translation MSLIKLREQYPPPALEEKSHSELLHTVYAPNGNEYTGEWKNHKKHGKGIQVWKKSGSIYDGDWKYGKPNGYGTYSVLPPGENKYVVRYFGAWKNGKKHGIGTYYYSNLSFYEGEWIENLRSGWGIMRYENADIYEGEWMNDETHGQGTYQFVNGNWYEGSWREGKKSGRGKFCYSDKGQLYEGVWVDGIAKCGTLSDFGREEATTPTKHPIPQVGLVDMELVVQDAQSHYLNQC, via the exons ATGTCACTTATTAAATTAAGAGAGCAATATCCACCACCGGCATTAGAGGAGAAATCACACTCTGAACTACTGCACACTGTTTATGCGCCCAATGGAAACGAATACACTGGAGAATGGAAGAACCACAAGAAACATG ggAAGGGCATTCAGGTTTGGAAGAAGTCTGGTTCCATTTATGATGGTGACTGGAAATATGGGAAACCTAATGGATACGGTACTTACAGTGTGCTACCCCCAGGAGAAAACAAATATGTAGTGAGATACTTTGGCGCgtggaaaaatggaaagaagCAT GGGATCGGGActtattattacagtaatttatcATTCTATGAGGGGGAGTGGATTGAGAACCTCCGGAGTGGCTGGGGGATAATGCGTTATGAGAATGCAGATATCTATGAAGGAGAGTGGATGAATGATGAAACCCATGGACAGGGCACCTATCAGTTTG TGAATGGAAACTGGTATGAAGGCTCTTGGCGAGAAGGCAAGAAGAGCGGTAGAGGAAAGTTCTGCTACTCCGACAAAGGTCAGCTTTATGAGGGCGTTTGGGTGGACGGAATTGCAAAATGTGGGACCCTGTCTGATTTTGGGAGAGAAGAGgcaacaacaccaacaaaacaTCCAATCCCACAG GTAGGCCTGGTGGATATGGAGTTGGTTGTACAGGACGCTCAGTCACACTACCTTAATCAGTGTTGA